A window of the Pyrodictium abyssi genome harbors these coding sequences:
- a CDS encoding branched-chain amino acid ABC transporter permease: MPAGVFKETYLQQMAHLRYPIHVYSAIAALALLAALPFMAGPFIANKLAFYMVYLVAAIGLNITTGLAGQISLAHAALMGAGAYTAAWLTLHGINILAAIPAGALMAAAVGTLLSLPSFRLKGYYLAMASIAAQEILFYTYQRWVASDQYMPVNDDAKVLLGLELGEGKLLYYTTLALTLIAVWTAANIGRSSIGRAMKAVRDNDISAEIVGINVTRTKALAFAIGSFYAGLAGGLLALHLTAIDYDNFTLEQSIDFLAMVLVGGAGRIIWGSLLGLAAIMASQSMLEMVFEGNPMYKYLVLGAAIAYFVVKEPEGLIAVLRRVKEYFRLWPYSY; encoded by the coding sequence ATGCCAGCAGGAGTGTTCAAGGAGACGTACCTCCAGCAGATGGCGCACCTACGCTACCCTATACACGTCTACTCCGCCATAGCCGCGCTAGCCTTGCTGGCAGCACTACCGTTCATGGCTGGACCGTTCATAGCCAACAAGCTAGCGTTCTACATGGTCTACCTAGTGGCCGCTATAGGACTCAACATAACCACCGGATTGGCCGGGCAGATATCGCTCGCGCACGCCGCACTAATGGGCGCAGGCGCCTATACCGCTGCGTGGCTAACACTCCATGGAATCAACATACTAGCCGCTATACCGGCTGGCGCCCTCATGGCCGCGGCCGTAGGCACGCTGCTGAGCCTCCCGTCGTTCAGGCTTAAGGGCTACTACCTGGCCATGGCTAGCATAGCTGCGCAGGAGATACTGTTCTACACATACCAGCGCTGGGTCGCCTCAGACCAGTACATGCCGGTGAACGATGACGCTAAGGTGCTCCTAGGGCTAGAGCTGGGCGAGGGCAAGCTACTCTACTACACAACGCTGGCGCTGACGCTCATCGCGGTGTGGACTGCTGCTAACATCGGGCGGAGCAGCATTGGTAGAGCGATGAAGGCTGTCCGGGACAACGACATATCGGCCGAAATAGTCGGCATAAACGTCACGAGGACGAAGGCGCTGGCGTTTGCTATCGGTAGCTTCTATGCAGGTCTCGCTGGCGGGCTGCTAGCGCTCCACCTAACCGCGATAGACTATGACAACTTCACGCTAGAGCAGTCGATAGACTTCCTGGCAATGGTGCTCGTCGGGGGCGCTGGGAGGATAATCTGGGGGAGCCTACTAGGGCTAGCCGCCATAATGGCTAGCCAGAGTATGCTAGAGATGGTGTTCGAGGGTAATCCTATGTACAAGTACCTGGTGCTCGGCGCTGCTATAGCATACTTCGTGGTCAAGGAGCCGGAGGGCCTCATAGCTGTGCTCCGTCGCGTGAAGGAGTACTTCAGGCTATGGCCCTACAGCTACTAG
- a CDS encoding branched-chain amino acid ABC transporter permease, which translates to MGELGQLVSYIVAGSIMGVVYAALALGFNIVYRVSKSINFAHPALVLLSATVAYIAAVRAGLGLAAGTLAALAVGFAVSAATERLVARPLRGRPPIALIAATLGVYYVLKGVSMFVAGGSIPQASLLRSEFSLRAGPVTLSASDIAAIAAGAGIVAIVVALHRLTRLGVAMRAVAEDPYGAAAYGLPVKLLTMLSWGLAGAAGGLAAIAVALKANLSPILEVYVIKALAASLLAGLDTVAGIIVGGLVLGVTEQLVRFLEPYLRFGVIDFTGIHEAAAYMIMLLVLLVKPYGLFGTERIERV; encoded by the coding sequence ATGGGCGAGCTCGGCCAGCTAGTCTCGTACATAGTAGCGGGCTCGATAATGGGCGTGGTCTACGCAGCGCTAGCGCTAGGCTTCAACATAGTATACCGTGTAAGCAAGTCGATAAACTTCGCACACCCAGCGCTAGTCCTGCTATCGGCCACCGTAGCCTACATCGCGGCTGTTAGAGCCGGGCTTGGGCTCGCTGCCGGAACTCTAGCCGCCCTCGCTGTGGGCTTCGCGGTCAGCGCCGCTACGGAGAGGCTTGTCGCTAGGCCGCTGAGAGGCCGTCCCCCCATAGCGCTGATCGCCGCCACGCTCGGCGTGTACTACGTGCTGAAGGGCGTGTCCATGTTCGTGGCTGGAGGTAGCATACCTCAGGCTAGCTTGCTCCGTAGCGAGTTTAGCCTCCGCGCTGGCCCCGTGACGCTCTCGGCCTCCGACATAGCCGCCATAGCCGCTGGGGCCGGCATAGTGGCCATAGTTGTCGCGCTGCACAGGCTGACCAGGCTAGGCGTGGCTATGAGGGCTGTGGCGGAGGACCCCTACGGCGCGGCAGCGTACGGGCTCCCCGTGAAGCTCCTCACCATGCTGAGCTGGGGCCTCGCCGGCGCCGCGGGGGGCCTAGCGGCTATAGCCGTGGCGTTGAAGGCCAACCTTAGCCCCATACTAGAGGTCTACGTGATCAAGGCGCTCGCTGCGAGCCTGCTAGCAGGCCTCGACACCGTCGCAGGCATAATCGTGGGCGGGCTCGTACTCGGCGTGACGGAGCAGCTTGTGAGGTTCCTCGAGCCCTACCTGCGGTTCGGCGTGATAGACTTCACGGGTATACACGAGGCGGCCGCATACATGATAATGCTACTCGTACTGCTCGTGAAGCCCTATGGGCTCTTCGGCACCGAGAGGATCGAACGTGTATAA